One Streptomyces sp. B21-105 genomic region harbors:
- a CDS encoding zinc-dependent alcohol dehydrogenase — MSTGARAFWVTSPGEGEIRHVDVRGPAEGEVLVRSLWSGVSRGTETLVFRGGVPESQHAVMRAPFQEGDFPGPVKYGYLNVGVVEQGPAALVGRTVFCLYPHQTRYVVPATAVTVVPDSVPAERAVLAGTVETAVNALWDAAPLAGDRIAVVGGGMVGCSVAALLARFPGVRVQLVDADPARATIAQALGVDFATPAEAVGGRDLVVHASATEQGLTRSLELLADEGTVLELSWYGDRKVSLPLGEDFHSRRLVVRSSQVGAVSPARRASRTYADRLALALELLADPALDALVTGDSAFEELPDVMPKLASGEIPALCHRIGYGQERLT; from the coding sequence ATGTCGACCGGCGCACGTGCGTTCTGGGTCACCTCTCCGGGAGAAGGCGAGATCCGCCACGTCGATGTTCGAGGCCCCGCCGAGGGCGAGGTCCTGGTGCGTTCGCTGTGGTCGGGCGTCAGCCGCGGCACGGAGACCCTCGTCTTCCGCGGCGGGGTGCCCGAGAGCCAGCACGCCGTCATGCGGGCCCCGTTCCAGGAGGGCGACTTCCCCGGGCCCGTGAAGTACGGCTATCTCAACGTGGGAGTGGTGGAGCAAGGTCCCGCGGCGCTCGTCGGGCGCACGGTCTTCTGCCTCTACCCGCACCAGACGCGGTACGTCGTCCCGGCGACGGCGGTGACCGTCGTACCGGACTCGGTGCCCGCCGAACGCGCCGTCCTCGCCGGCACCGTCGAGACGGCCGTCAACGCGCTGTGGGACGCCGCACCGCTGGCCGGCGACCGGATCGCGGTGGTCGGCGGCGGCATGGTCGGCTGCTCGGTGGCCGCGCTGCTCGCCCGCTTCCCCGGCGTGCGCGTACAGCTCGTCGACGCCGACCCGGCGCGCGCGACGATCGCGCAGGCGCTCGGCGTCGACTTCGCGACCCCCGCGGAAGCGGTCGGCGGCCGCGACCTCGTGGTGCACGCCAGCGCGACCGAACAGGGCCTCACCCGCTCCCTGGAACTCCTCGCCGACGAGGGCACGGTCCTCGAACTGAGCTGGTACGGCGACCGCAAGGTGTCCCTCCCGCTGGGCGAGGACTTCCACTCCCGCCGGCTGGTCGTCCGCAGCAGCCAGGTCGGCGCCGTCTCCCCGGCCCGCCGCGCCAGCCGCACCTACGCCGACCGGCTCGCCCTCGCGCTGGAGCTGCTGGCCGACCCGGCGCTCGACGCCCTTGTCACCGGAGACAGCGCCTTCGAGGAGCTGCCGGACGTCATGCCGAAACTCGCATCCGGCGAGATCCCCGCCCTGTGCCACCGCATCGGGTACGGACAGGAGCGCCTGACCTGA
- the ribA gene encoding GTP cyclohydrolase II: MTEKIGVLGTKTPQRTGVERVVNAPLPTVYGKFQAIGYMDHDRGDEQVALVYGEIGAEGVLTRLHSECLTGDAFGSQHCECGAQLESALQAVVAEGSGIVVYLRGHEGRGIGLLGKLRAMALQAEGLDTVEANVALGFPVDARDYKVAADILRDLGVDSVRLMSNNPRKREALTDNGIRVAEEVPLLIEPCENNITYLRTKRERMDHRLPHLDAVAHWS; this comes from the coding sequence ATGACAGAAAAAATTGGCGTACTCGGCACGAAGACCCCGCAGCGCACCGGTGTGGAACGCGTGGTGAATGCCCCCCTGCCCACCGTGTACGGCAAATTCCAGGCGATCGGCTACATGGACCACGACCGAGGTGACGAACAAGTCGCCCTGGTGTACGGGGAGATAGGCGCCGAGGGGGTGCTGACCCGGCTGCATTCCGAATGCCTGACCGGAGACGCGTTCGGCTCCCAGCACTGCGAGTGCGGCGCGCAGTTGGAGTCCGCGCTGCAGGCGGTCGTCGCGGAGGGCAGCGGCATCGTCGTCTACCTGCGCGGCCACGAGGGCCGCGGCATCGGGCTGCTGGGCAAGCTGCGCGCGATGGCGTTGCAGGCGGAGGGCCTGGACACCGTCGAGGCGAACGTCGCTCTCGGGTTCCCGGTCGACGCCCGCGACTACAAGGTGGCCGCCGACATCCTGCGCGACCTGGGCGTGGACTCCGTCCGCCTGATGTCGAACAACCCGCGCAAGCGGGAGGCGCTGACGGACAACGGCATCAGGGTCGCCGAAGAGGTGCCGCTGCTGATCGAGCCGTGCGAGAACAACATCACCTACCTGCGCACCAAGCGGGAGCGGATGGACCACCGGCTCCCCCACCTGGACGCGGTGGCCCACTGGTCCTGA
- a CDS encoding 6-pyruvoyl trahydropterin synthase family protein gives MFSVTVRDHIMIAHSFRGEVFGPAQRLHGATFLVDATFRREQLDDDNIVVDIGLATQELGAVVSELNYRNLDNEPEFAGINTSTEFLAKVVADRLAERIHKGALGEGARGITAIAVSLHESHIAWASYERAL, from the coding sequence TTGTTCAGTGTCACCGTCCGCGATCACATCATGATCGCCCACAGCTTCCGTGGCGAGGTCTTCGGGCCCGCGCAGCGCCTGCACGGAGCGACGTTCCTGGTGGACGCCACCTTCCGGCGCGAGCAGCTCGACGACGACAACATCGTCGTCGACATCGGACTCGCCACGCAGGAGCTCGGGGCCGTGGTCAGCGAGCTGAACTACCGCAACCTCGACAACGAGCCCGAATTCGCCGGGATCAACACGTCGACCGAGTTCCTCGCCAAGGTCGTCGCCGACCGGCTCGCGGAGCGCATCCACAAGGGCGCGCTCGGCGAGGGGGCCCGGGGCATCACCGCCATCGCCGTCTCGCTGCACGAGTCGCACATCGCCTGGGCGAGTTACGAGCGTGCGCTGTGA
- a CDS encoding glycosyltransferase family 4 protein — protein MTDTTLEKAVPAAPLAYVPTQAALPKIGGIIPMSLRSVHFVMPGGVDDAANPSGGNAYDRRLCLDLPGFGWQVHKHLVSGSWPRPEVAACAELAATLREFPDGTIVLLDGLVACGVPEIIAPEAERLRLVVLVHLPLGDERGLAPETAAELDAKERAVLRAVPAVVATSEWAVRRLVSHHGLAPERVHVAAPGADIAPLASGTDGVSRLLCVASVTPRKGQHRLVEALAAARDLPWSCSCVGGLGQDPEYVDHLRGLIRRHGLEDRLELAGPKSGAALDAAYASADLMVLTSYAETYGMAVTEALARGIPVLATDVGGLPEAVGRAPDGGVPGILVPPEDPAALAAELRGWFGEADVRRRLKAAARSRRAALNGWASTAQSLAGVLGRLPSEPRRAA, from the coding sequence GTGACCGACACGACCCTGGAGAAGGCCGTGCCCGCGGCCCCGCTCGCCTACGTGCCGACGCAGGCGGCGCTCCCCAAGATCGGCGGGATCATCCCCATGTCCCTGCGCTCCGTGCACTTCGTGATGCCGGGCGGCGTCGACGACGCGGCGAACCCCAGCGGCGGCAACGCCTACGACCGCCGCCTCTGCCTGGATCTGCCCGGCTTCGGCTGGCAGGTCCACAAGCACCTGGTGTCCGGTTCCTGGCCCCGGCCGGAAGTGGCCGCCTGCGCGGAACTGGCCGCCACGCTGCGTGAGTTCCCTGACGGCACGATCGTCCTGCTCGACGGACTGGTCGCCTGCGGCGTCCCGGAGATCATCGCGCCGGAGGCCGAACGGCTGCGGCTCGTCGTCCTGGTGCACCTGCCGCTGGGCGACGAGCGCGGTCTCGCACCGGAGACCGCGGCCGAACTCGACGCCAAGGAGCGGGCCGTGCTGCGGGCCGTGCCCGCGGTGGTCGCCACCAGCGAGTGGGCGGTCCGCCGCCTCGTCTCCCACCACGGCCTCGCCCCCGAGCGCGTGCACGTCGCCGCCCCCGGCGCCGACATCGCCCCCCTCGCCTCCGGCACCGACGGGGTGTCCCGGCTGCTGTGCGTGGCCTCCGTGACCCCGCGCAAGGGCCAGCACCGGCTGGTGGAGGCGCTGGCCGCGGCCCGGGACCTGCCGTGGAGCTGCTCCTGCGTGGGCGGCCTCGGGCAGGACCCGGAGTACGTCGACCATCTGCGCGGCCTCATCCGCAGACACGGCCTCGAGGACCGGCTGGAGCTGGCGGGCCCCAAGTCGGGCGCCGCACTCGACGCCGCCTACGCCTCCGCCGACCTCATGGTCCTCACCTCCTACGCCGAGACGTACGGCATGGCCGTCACGGAGGCGCTGGCCCGCGGCATCCCGGTCCTCGCGACCGACGTCGGCGGGCTGCCCGAGGCGGTCGGCCGCGCCCCCGACGGCGGCGTCCCCGGCATCCTCGTCCCGCCGGAGGACCCGGCGGCGCTCGCCGCCGAACTGCGCGGCTGGTTCGGCGAGGCCGACGTGCGACGTCGCCTCAAGGCGGCCGCGCGCAGCCGCCGGGCGGCCCTGAACGGCTGGGCGAGCACCGCCCAGAGCCTGGCCGGCGTGCTTGGCCGGCTCCCCAGCGAGCCCCGGAGGGCGGCATGA
- a CDS encoding MDR family MFS transporter translates to MTTVRLRAPHRTKGEPRLPSLLKLLIGTQFAFNVGFFAVLPFLAEHLGDAVGMAGWLVGFVLGLRTFSQQGLFVIGGALADRHGVRPVVLAGCALRVAGFVWLGYAQQTWTVIAAVLLTGFAAALFSPAVESEAARQAVLHEDAGGGSRTRVLALFTVAGQAGAFIGPLLGALLLEVDFRTVCLAGAGVFVLVLAGHARLLPRHLPGRARVRVRGGMRPLLRNRRFLALCCAYGAYLLAYNQLYLALPAEVERAAGSQAPLAWLFALSSLLVVTAQLPVTRWAGERIGPRRSTAAGLVLIAAGFAVVAAALPAGQTGTAGLLPAAGFVVLLTLGQMLVAPAARAWVPDLAEEGRLGLYTGALSSVSGLIVLLGSAATGALLDTDLPTAVPWLALAALPAAAVLLLPRRT, encoded by the coding sequence ATGACGACCGTGCGGCTCCGAGCGCCTCACCGGACGAAGGGCGAGCCCCGACTCCCGTCCCTGCTCAAGCTGCTGATCGGCACTCAGTTCGCCTTCAACGTCGGCTTCTTCGCCGTGCTGCCGTTCCTCGCCGAGCACCTGGGCGACGCGGTGGGCATGGCCGGCTGGCTGGTCGGGTTCGTGCTGGGGCTGCGGACATTCAGCCAGCAGGGGCTGTTCGTGATCGGCGGGGCGCTCGCCGACCGCCACGGCGTACGGCCCGTCGTCCTCGCCGGGTGCGCGCTGCGCGTCGCCGGCTTCGTCTGGCTCGGCTACGCGCAGCAGACCTGGACGGTCATCGCGGCGGTGCTCCTGACCGGGTTCGCGGCCGCGCTGTTCTCGCCCGCCGTCGAGTCCGAGGCCGCACGGCAGGCCGTACTGCACGAGGACGCCGGCGGCGGTTCGCGGACCCGGGTACTGGCCCTGTTCACGGTCGCCGGACAGGCCGGGGCGTTCATCGGCCCGCTGCTCGGCGCGCTGCTCCTCGAGGTCGACTTCCGCACGGTGTGCCTGGCCGGCGCCGGGGTCTTCGTGCTCGTCCTCGCCGGTCACGCACGGCTGCTGCCACGGCACCTCCCCGGACGCGCCCGGGTCCGCGTGCGCGGCGGCATGCGACCACTGCTGCGCAACCGCCGCTTCCTCGCCCTGTGCTGCGCCTACGGCGCCTACCTCCTCGCCTACAACCAGCTCTACCTCGCCCTGCCCGCCGAGGTGGAGCGGGCGGCCGGTTCGCAGGCGCCGCTGGCCTGGCTGTTCGCGCTGTCCTCGCTGCTGGTGGTGACCGCCCAACTGCCCGTCACCCGGTGGGCGGGGGAGCGGATCGGCCCGCGCCGCTCGACGGCCGCCGGACTCGTGCTGATCGCCGCCGGGTTCGCCGTCGTGGCCGCCGCCCTGCCCGCCGGCCAAACCGGCACGGCCGGGCTGCTGCCCGCGGCCGGGTTCGTCGTACTGCTCACCCTCGGACAGATGCTCGTCGCACCCGCCGCCCGCGCCTGGGTGCCCGACCTCGCCGAGGAAGGCCGGCTCGGCCTGTACACCGGGGCGCTGTCCTCCGTCTCCGGGCTGATCGTGCTGCTCGGCAGCGCGGCCACCGGCGCACTCCTCGACACCGACCTGCCCACGGCCGTCCCCTGGCTGGCGCTGGCCGCACTGCCGGCGGCCGCCGTCCTGCTTCTGCCACGCCGCACGTGA
- a CDS encoding methyltransferase domain-containing protein, giving the protein MRKTTATPADVARRVGGITVQPGRTENGSVAETGSVTKTLVAGDGGLVRPSAVHGVEAVAPGVIAGAGPVGLPGERPTVRLRDSGPEEQPRYAPEWLELREPADAAARALDLLDPLRIRLANLPGRSGLAIHDLGCGTGSMGRWLAPRLDGPQHWVLHDRDPYLLHFAAVASPRAAADGSRVTVETRRGDVARLTPDALAGASLVTASALLDVLTREEIETLAAACAGAGCPALLTLSVAGRVEFSAPDPLDQEIAAAFNDHQRRAGLLGPDAVDVACEAFAEHGATVKVHPSPWRLGAENVGLTAQWLRGWVGAAVEERPELAERAEPYLAARLAACAAGDLHVTVHHSDLLALARPTGGAG; this is encoded by the coding sequence ATGAGGAAGACGACGGCGACCCCGGCCGACGTGGCGCGACGCGTGGGCGGCATCACGGTCCAACCGGGCCGGACGGAGAACGGTTCTGTGGCGGAGACCGGCTCGGTGACGAAGACTCTGGTCGCCGGTGACGGCGGCCTCGTGCGCCCGTCCGCGGTGCACGGCGTCGAGGCCGTGGCGCCGGGCGTCATCGCCGGCGCCGGACCGGTCGGCCTGCCGGGCGAGCGGCCCACCGTGCGGCTGCGCGACAGCGGGCCGGAGGAGCAGCCCCGCTACGCCCCCGAGTGGCTGGAGCTGCGCGAGCCCGCCGACGCCGCCGCCCGGGCGCTGGACCTGCTCGACCCGCTGCGGATCCGGCTCGCCAACCTGCCCGGCCGCAGCGGGCTCGCCATCCACGACCTGGGCTGCGGCACCGGCTCCATGGGCCGCTGGCTGGCCCCCCGGCTGGACGGCCCCCAGCACTGGGTCCTGCACGACCGCGACCCCTACCTCCTGCACTTCGCGGCCGTCGCCTCGCCGCGGGCGGCCGCCGACGGCAGCCGGGTCACCGTGGAGACACGACGCGGCGACGTCGCCCGGCTCACCCCGGACGCGCTGGCCGGCGCCTCGCTGGTGACCGCCTCCGCGCTGCTCGACGTCCTCACCCGCGAGGAGATCGAGACGCTCGCCGCGGCCTGCGCGGGCGCGGGCTGCCCGGCGCTGCTGACGCTGTCGGTCGCCGGCCGCGTCGAGTTCAGCGCCCCGGACCCGCTCGACCAGGAGATCGCGGCCGCCTTCAACGACCACCAGCGGCGCGCCGGCCTCCTCGGGCCGGACGCCGTCGACGTCGCCTGCGAGGCGTTCGCCGAACACGGCGCGACCGTCAAGGTGCACCCCAGCCCGTGGCGGCTCGGCGCGGAGAACGTCGGCCTGACCGCGCAGTGGCTGCGCGGCTGGGTCGGCGCGGCCGTGGAGGAGCGCCCCGAACTGGCCGAGCGCGCCGAGCCCTACCTGGCGGCCCGGCTCGCCGCCTGCGCGGCGGGCGACCTGCACGTCACCGTGCACCACAGCGACCTGCTCGCGCTGGCCCGCCCCACGGGCGGAGCCGGATGA
- a CDS encoding CDP-alcohol phosphatidyltransferase family protein, with translation MALNNTYDARLVQQETAVGAGVQILLLALLGTAIGMGPAGWVTGLVFAIATWAVLSRALHRSSLRSFGPANRVTLGRATLVGGVTALVADSFESAPPVSLLVGLTAVALILDGVDGKVARRTNTSTALGARFDMEVDAFLILVLSVYVSMALGPWVLLIGGMRYVFVAAARVAPWLNAPLPPSTARKTVAALQGVLLLLAGADLLPYAANFAVVLLALGSLVWSFGRDVLWLWRTSRVAAQTPAEKVLELV, from the coding sequence GTGGCCCTGAACAACACTTACGACGCGAGGCTGGTCCAGCAGGAGACCGCTGTGGGAGCGGGCGTGCAGATCCTGTTGCTGGCCCTGCTCGGCACGGCGATAGGCATGGGGCCGGCGGGCTGGGTCACCGGCCTCGTCTTCGCCATCGCCACCTGGGCGGTCCTCTCGCGGGCGCTGCACCGTTCCAGTCTGCGCTCGTTCGGCCCGGCCAACCGGGTCACGCTGGGCCGGGCGACGCTGGTCGGCGGGGTGACCGCGCTGGTCGCGGACTCCTTCGAGAGCGCGCCGCCGGTGTCGCTGCTGGTCGGTCTGACGGCGGTGGCCCTGATCCTCGACGGCGTCGACGGCAAGGTCGCCCGCCGCACCAACACCTCGACGGCGCTGGGCGCGCGGTTCGACATGGAGGTCGACGCGTTCCTGATCCTGGTGCTCAGCGTGTACGTGTCGATGGCGCTGGGCCCGTGGGTGCTGCTGATCGGCGGGATGCGGTACGTGTTCGTCGCGGCGGCCCGCGTCGCCCCGTGGCTCAACGCCCCGCTGCCGCCGAGCACCGCCCGCAAGACGGTCGCCGCGCTGCAGGGCGTCCTGTTGCTGCTGGCCGGCGCCGATCTGCTGCCGTACGCCGCGAACTTCGCGGTCGTGCTGCTGGCGCTGGGCTCGCTGGTGTGGTCGTTCGGCCGGGACGTGCTGTGGCTGTGGCGTACCTCGCGGGTCGCGGCGCAGACCCCGGCGGAGAAGGTCCTGGAGCTCGTGTAG
- a CDS encoding lysylphosphatidylglycerol synthase transmembrane domain-containing protein, with amino-acid sequence MSAETVGPRVLAAAAPVLWGGAARPAVLPAAVLPAARRPPRGPVAVRTGPAVSEARIGVIVTEPHTDSHTGPRTDSHTEPHTGPRTGSSRLGGLRALRALLAHRALRTHFGTVAGVVILTVLLWRLGTGVFLDGLRRIDAPTLLAALAIGAVTTVFSAWRWALVARALHIRLPLGPAVADYYRALFLNSALPGGVLGDVHRAVRHGQSAGDVGRGVRAVVLERTAGQLVLAVAGVTILLTLPSPVMADARQIAPIVLLAGAGALAVVLAVRMNRAAPRRGGRLAATLAEAREGLVSRRNGPGVALSSAAVLTGHLGMFVVAARVAGSGASVLTLLPIAVLALLAMGLPLNVGGWGPREGVTAWAFGAAGLGASTGLAVAVVYGVLSFVAALPGAVVLVVRWYAGLRDRSPGAAEATETAKAAEPAKAAEPAEPAEAVLTTVAAEAVQASEDSAVSSEKYAPKESARLARSSFPFSADPREGRPMTPESV; translated from the coding sequence ATGAGCGCGGAGACGGTCGGCCCGCGGGTCCTCGCCGCGGCGGCGCCCGTGCTGTGGGGCGGGGCCGCCCGGCCTGCCGTCCTGCCTGCCGCCGTCCTGCCTGCTGCCCGGCGGCCGCCGCGCGGACCCGTGGCCGTCCGCACCGGGCCCGCCGTGTCCGAGGCCCGCATCGGGGTCATCGTGACCGAACCGCACACCGATTCACACACCGGGCCGCGCACCGATTCACACACCGAACCGCACACCGGGCCGCGCACCGGGTCGTCCCGGCTGGGGGGCCTGCGCGCACTGCGGGCTCTGCTCGCCCACCGTGCCCTGCGCACGCACTTCGGGACCGTCGCCGGAGTCGTCATCCTCACCGTCCTGCTGTGGCGGCTGGGCACCGGCGTCTTCCTGGACGGGCTGCGGCGGATCGACGCGCCGACCCTGCTGGCGGCGCTCGCCATCGGCGCGGTCACCACCGTGTTCAGCGCCTGGCGATGGGCACTGGTGGCCCGCGCGCTGCACATCCGGCTGCCGCTCGGCCCCGCCGTCGCCGACTACTACCGGGCCCTGTTCCTCAACTCGGCGCTGCCCGGCGGCGTCCTCGGCGACGTGCACCGCGCGGTCCGGCACGGGCAGAGCGCCGGCGACGTCGGACGCGGCGTGCGGGCCGTCGTCCTGGAGCGCACCGCGGGACAGCTGGTGCTGGCCGTGGCCGGCGTGACGATTCTGCTGACCCTGCCCTCCCCGGTCATGGCGGACGCCCGCCAGATCGCGCCGATCGTGCTGCTGGCCGGCGCGGGCGCGCTCGCCGTCGTCCTCGCCGTCCGCATGAACCGCGCCGCGCCGCGGCGTGGGGGGCGGCTGGCGGCGACGCTCGCCGAGGCGCGCGAGGGGCTGGTGTCGCGGCGCAACGGGCCGGGCGTCGCCCTGTCCTCGGCGGCCGTACTGACCGGGCACCTCGGGATGTTCGTGGTGGCCGCCCGGGTCGCCGGCTCCGGCGCCTCCGTGCTCACGCTGCTGCCTATCGCCGTCCTCGCCCTGCTCGCCATGGGCCTGCCGCTGAACGTCGGCGGCTGGGGCCCCCGCGAGGGCGTCACCGCGTGGGCGTTCGGCGCGGCCGGGCTCGGCGCGAGCACCGGCCTCGCGGTCGCCGTCGTGTACGGCGTGCTCAGCTTCGTCGCGGCGCTGCCGGGGGCGGTCGTGCTCGTCGTCCGCTGGTACGCGGGACTGCGCGACCGGAGCCCCGGCGCTGCCGAGGCCACTGAGACCGCCAAGGCCGCTGAGCCCGCCAAGGCCGCTGAGCCCGCTGAGCCCGCTGAGGCCGTGCTGACCACCGTGGCCGCCGAGGCCGTTCAGGCTTCGGAGGATTCCGCGGTGAGCAGCGAGAAATACGCGCCGAAGGAATCCGCCAGGCTCGCCAGGAGTTCCTTTCCCTTTTCCGCGGACCCGAGGGAAGGACGGCCGATGACGCCCGAATCGGTATAG
- a CDS encoding ABC transporter permease subunit, whose translation MRSKAGTLLWRAVLAALLVCGTGLLPWISHTDPALTVLKTQSADRDATPQALADVRARLGLDDGPLHLLGQWLAGLPRGDAGRSWISGGPVMPDVLAALGASLLLVTAALVVALVTAAGVCARTLRLGARGGLDGRPAGGSGSAVLAALPEFLIASVLATVVGVQLGWLPALGWYGPQWTVLPALALGLPAGAVLGRLLDDQLPAAFAEPWALAAAARGLPVPRIARKALRRCVPGLLPNLGLFLVGLTGGSVAVEQIFDIPGLGRTTLQAAIAQDLPVLQAGVLVLVALAAVTTAVVRLAARRLIGPALRDGALHTLHRPAPPARRLPPLALGGALLAVILAGLPRDPLALDTDARLQAPSATHPFGADALGRDVLARVAHGALDTLTLALAISAAALAAGVLLGLLPRLSGPLVDTVNAVPPVLAALLVAAVRGGGAWTPALAVAVVAWAPLAAHTSALLREERATLHLTATRALGAGPWRLLTGELLPAVLPPVARHALLRLPGIALALASLGFLGLGAQPPSPEWGLLLAENQPYAERAPWAVLAPAAALALLGALAVTAAGLRPRPRRPRPRRRRTATDAALGTHSSERPSSQPELVGAA comes from the coding sequence ATGAGAAGCAAGGCGGGCACGCTGCTGTGGCGTGCCGTACTGGCCGCGCTGCTGGTGTGCGGGACCGGGCTGCTGCCGTGGATCTCGCACACCGACCCGGCGCTCACCGTGCTCAAGACACAGTCCGCCGACCGGGACGCCACCCCGCAGGCGCTCGCCGACGTCCGCGCCCGACTCGGCCTGGACGACGGCCCGCTGCACCTGCTCGGACAGTGGCTGGCGGGCCTGCCGCGCGGGGACGCCGGACGGTCCTGGATCTCCGGCGGACCGGTCATGCCCGACGTCCTCGCCGCCCTCGGCGCGTCACTGCTGCTGGTGACGGCAGCCCTCGTCGTCGCGCTGGTCACCGCCGCCGGCGTGTGCGCCCGCACCCTGCGCCTCGGCGCGCGAGGCGGCCTCGACGGCCGTCCCGCCGGAGGCTCCGGATCCGCCGTGCTGGCCGCGCTGCCGGAGTTCCTCATCGCCTCCGTCCTCGCCACGGTGGTCGGCGTGCAACTGGGCTGGCTGCCCGCCCTCGGCTGGTACGGCCCGCAGTGGACCGTGCTGCCCGCCCTCGCCCTCGGCCTGCCCGCCGGGGCCGTCCTCGGGCGGCTCCTCGACGACCAACTGCCCGCCGCCTTTGCCGAGCCCTGGGCGCTCGCCGCGGCCGCCCGCGGACTGCCCGTCCCGCGTATCGCCCGCAAGGCACTGCGCCGCTGCGTACCCGGACTGCTTCCCAACCTCGGACTGTTCCTGGTAGGACTGACCGGCGGATCCGTCGCCGTCGAGCAGATCTTCGACATCCCCGGCCTCGGCCGGACCACCCTCCAGGCGGCGATCGCCCAGGACCTGCCCGTCCTCCAGGCCGGCGTCCTCGTACTCGTCGCGCTCGCCGCCGTCACCACCGCCGTGGTCCGGCTCGCCGCCCGGCGGCTCATCGGACCCGCCCTGCGCGACGGGGCACTGCACACCCTGCACCGGCCGGCGCCGCCCGCCCGTCGGCTCCCGCCGCTCGCCCTCGGCGGCGCGCTGCTCGCCGTCATCCTCGCGGGGCTGCCCCGCGACCCGCTCGCCCTCGACACCGACGCCCGCCTCCAAGCCCCGTCCGCGACCCACCCGTTCGGAGCCGACGCCCTGGGCCGCGACGTCCTTGCCCGCGTCGCGCACGGCGCCCTCGACACCCTCACGCTCGCCCTCGCGATCAGCGCGGCCGCGCTGGCGGCCGGCGTCCTGCTCGGGCTGCTGCCCCGGCTGTCCGGGCCGCTCGTCGACACGGTGAACGCCGTCCCGCCCGTCCTCGCCGCGCTCCTGGTCGCCGCCGTCCGGGGCGGCGGAGCCTGGACGCCCGCCCTCGCCGTGGCCGTCGTCGCCTGGGCGCCGCTCGCCGCGCACACCTCCGCGCTGTTGCGCGAGGAACGGGCGACCCTCCACCTCACCGCCACCCGGGCCCTCGGCGCCGGACCCTGGCGACTGCTCACCGGCGAACTCCTGCCCGCCGTCCTGCCACCGGTCGCCCGCCACGCCCTCCTGCGGCTGCCCGGCATCGCCCTCGCCCTGGCCTCCCTCGGCTTCCTCGGCCTCGGCGCGCAGCCGCCGTCCCCCGAATGGGGCCTGCTGCTCGCCGAGAACCAGCCCTACGCCGAACGCGCCCCCTGGGCCGTCCTCGCCCCCGCCGCCGCCCTCGCCCTCCTCGGCGCCCTGGCGGTGACGGCGGCCGGACTGCGACCCCGCCCCCGACGACCCCGCCCACGACGACGCCGTACGGCAACGGACGCCGCCCTCGGCACGCACTCCAGCGAACGTCCCTCTTCGCAACCGGAGTTGGTGGGAGCGGCATGA